From the genome of Arthrobacter alpinus, one region includes:
- the cobA gene encoding uroporphyrinogen-III C-methyltransferase, translated as MAIVDLYPTSLRLLGRPVLVVGGGRVSARRAKALLDAGAQVTLVAPRLSVPAQELADAGLIYWAARDYESTDMANAWFAATATNNPTVDARVAGDAEANRTWCVNHSASAESAAWTPAVGTVEDVKIAVNAGGDPLCAAAIRNAVVVALETGALPMRRYRKSAVGAVALVGGGPGADDLITVRGRRLLAEADVVVADRLGPRGLLETLGQGVEIIEVGKTPGHHPVPQSEINAILVREAKAGKRVVRLKGGDPYVLGRGGEEAIACRENGVDVEVVPGVTSAVSVPAAAGIPVTHRGLAKAFTMISGHEELENVPEGSDHTVVLLMGVGTLNRSMPILASAGRGQDCPVAIIENGFAKNQRVTIGTLGTILALAQAAKVRNPAVVVVGDVVRVSPLAPLEIATDYYGTRETISTLS; from the coding sequence ATGGCAATTGTGGATCTTTACCCAACCTCGCTCCGGCTGCTCGGCCGCCCCGTCCTCGTGGTCGGCGGCGGCAGGGTTTCGGCCCGCCGGGCCAAGGCACTGCTCGACGCCGGAGCCCAGGTCACGCTGGTGGCCCCCAGACTCAGCGTCCCCGCCCAGGAGTTGGCGGATGCCGGCCTCATCTACTGGGCTGCCCGGGACTATGAAAGCACGGACATGGCCAACGCCTGGTTCGCGGCGACAGCGACCAACAATCCCACAGTGGATGCCCGTGTGGCCGGCGACGCGGAGGCCAACCGTACCTGGTGCGTCAACCACTCAGCCAGTGCCGAATCGGCTGCGTGGACGCCCGCTGTAGGTACCGTCGAAGACGTCAAGATCGCTGTCAACGCCGGGGGAGACCCGTTGTGCGCCGCGGCCATCCGCAACGCCGTGGTGGTGGCGTTGGAAACCGGGGCGCTGCCGATGCGCCGCTACCGCAAAAGCGCAGTGGGCGCGGTTGCGCTCGTGGGCGGCGGGCCCGGCGCCGATGACCTCATCACGGTACGGGGACGGCGGCTGCTGGCCGAGGCCGACGTCGTCGTGGCGGACAGGCTGGGCCCGCGCGGCCTGCTGGAAACATTAGGACAGGGCGTTGAGATCATCGAGGTCGGCAAGACCCCCGGCCACCATCCCGTTCCCCAATCCGAGATCAACGCGATCCTGGTCCGGGAGGCCAAGGCCGGAAAGCGGGTGGTGCGCTTGAAAGGCGGCGACCCTTATGTGTTGGGCCGTGGCGGGGAGGAAGCCATCGCCTGCCGCGAGAACGGCGTGGATGTGGAGGTTGTCCCGGGCGTCACCAGCGCTGTGAGCGTCCCTGCGGCGGCGGGCATCCCCGTCACCCATCGCGGCCTGGCGAAGGCGTTCACCATGATCAGCGGCCACGAGGAGCTTGAAAATGTCCCGGAAGGCAGCGACCATACCGTGGTGTTGCTCATGGGAGTTGGCACTCTCAACCGGTCCATGCCCATTCTGGCGTCGGCCGGCCGCGGGCAGGACTGCCCTGTCGCCATCATCGAGAATGGTTTTGCCAAAAACCAGCGGGTCACCATCGGCACCCTCGGCACCATTCTTGCCCTGGCCCAGGCGGCCAAGGTACGCAACCCGGCCGTCGTCGTCGTGGGGGATGTGGTGCGTGTAAGCCCGCTGGCGCCCCTTGAAATCGCCACCGACTATTACGGCACGCGGGAAACTATCAGCACTCTCTCTTAG
- a CDS encoding FAD-dependent oxidoreductase: MSTAVSSHTPVTSASDAARGTQERPLRVAVIGSGPAGVYAADMLTKSPEVRDGLVLAIDLFDRYPAPYGLIRYGVAPDHPRIKGIVNALHKVLDRGDIRFFGNVDYGTDLTLADLQKHYDAVIFATGAIKDADLNIPGVELEGSYGGADFVSWYDGHPDVSREWPLNAKEIAVIGNGNVALDVARVLSKHADDLLVTEIPDNVYAGLLESPVTDVHIFGRRGPAQVKFTPLELRELSHSRDVDIVLYEEDFDFDEASDAAVKSNNQVKTMVNTLSNWLVEQDDDAADPATGASRRLHLHFLHNPVEILGEGGKVSGIKFERNELDGTGNARGTGKFIEYPVQAVYRSVGYFGSALPDVEFDHRRGVVTNDGGRVLGADGEHVPGIYATGWIKRGPVGLIGSTKGDALETITYLLADRTELPAAVVPSIDAIVELLDGRGVEFTSWEGWNELDGHEKDLGVRASEAGPVVRERVKVVSRKEMVNVSRGTAEVH; encoded by the coding sequence ATGAGCACAGCCGTGTCTTCACACACCCCCGTGACTTCAGCAAGCGACGCAGCCCGAGGAACTCAGGAGCGCCCGCTGCGCGTTGCCGTCATCGGTTCGGGCCCCGCAGGCGTCTACGCCGCGGACATGCTCACCAAGAGCCCGGAAGTGCGCGACGGACTGGTGCTGGCGATCGACCTCTTCGACCGGTACCCGGCCCCGTACGGCCTGATCCGCTACGGCGTGGCCCCCGACCACCCGCGCATCAAGGGCATCGTCAACGCCTTGCACAAGGTTCTGGACCGCGGCGACATCCGCTTCTTCGGCAATGTCGACTACGGCACGGACCTAACCCTGGCGGACCTGCAGAAGCATTACGACGCCGTCATCTTCGCCACCGGCGCCATCAAGGACGCGGACCTGAACATACCCGGGGTCGAGTTGGAGGGCTCCTACGGCGGCGCCGACTTTGTTTCCTGGTACGACGGCCACCCCGATGTGTCCCGCGAATGGCCGCTGAACGCCAAGGAGATCGCCGTGATCGGCAACGGCAATGTGGCCCTGGACGTGGCCCGCGTGCTGTCCAAGCATGCCGATGACCTGCTCGTCACCGAAATCCCCGATAACGTCTACGCCGGCCTGTTGGAATCGCCGGTCACTGACGTGCACATCTTTGGCCGCCGCGGCCCGGCCCAGGTGAAGTTCACACCCCTGGAACTGCGCGAGCTTAGCCATTCCCGCGACGTGGACATTGTGCTGTACGAGGAGGACTTCGACTTTGACGAGGCCTCCGACGCCGCGGTCAAGTCCAACAACCAGGTCAAGACCATGGTCAACACGCTGAGCAACTGGCTCGTGGAGCAGGACGACGACGCCGCCGACCCTGCCACGGGTGCCTCCCGCCGCCTCCACTTGCACTTCCTTCACAACCCGGTGGAAATTCTGGGGGAGGGCGGCAAAGTCTCCGGCATCAAGTTCGAGCGCAATGAGCTGGATGGCACTGGCAACGCCCGTGGCACCGGCAAATTCATCGAGTACCCGGTCCAGGCCGTCTACCGCTCCGTGGGCTACTTCGGATCGGCCCTGCCGGATGTCGAGTTTGACCACCGCCGTGGCGTTGTTACCAACGACGGCGGACGCGTGCTGGGTGCCGACGGCGAGCACGTGCCGGGCATCTACGCGACCGGCTGGATCAAGCGCGGACCGGTTGGCCTGATCGGCAGTACCAAGGGCGACGCCTTGGAGACCATCACGTACCTTCTGGCCGACCGCACCGAACTGCCCGCCGCCGTCGTTCCCAGCATTGACGCCATCGTGGAACTCCTCGACGGGCGCGGGGTGGAATTCACCTCATGGGAGGGCTGGAACGAGTTGGACGGCCATGAGAAAGACCTGGGCGTGCGCGCTTCTGAGGCCGGACCCGTGGTGCGCGAGCGGGTGAAGGTTGTCTCCCGCAAAGAGATGGTCAACGTTTCCCGCGGCACCGCCGAGGTCCACTGA